The Chryseobacterium geocarposphaerae genome has a window encoding:
- a CDS encoding TatD family hydrolase — translation MNYFDFHHHKKNIPFGIYNMGLSDKIPDSLYSIGIHPKDIQHDKITEQFHWLKDNITENCFAVGECGLDSLVPIDQKIQEDVFLKQIEISNEVKKPLIIHCVRKFYEVISFRKKANQAMIIHGFNKKENIAQDLLKNNFYLSFGKAVLYNLSLQNTLKITPLNRIFLETDNEDFDIATLYRTVADIKGISLEVLNEQILENLEHITHG, via the coding sequence ATGAATTACTTTGATTTTCATCATCATAAGAAAAATATACCCTTTGGAATTTATAATATGGGCCTCTCCGATAAGATTCCAGATTCTTTATATTCTATTGGAATTCATCCTAAAGATATTCAACACGATAAGATCACAGAACAGTTTCACTGGTTGAAAGATAATATTACAGAAAACTGTTTTGCTGTCGGAGAATGTGGTTTAGACTCTTTGGTTCCTATTGACCAGAAAATACAGGAAGATGTTTTTTTAAAACAGATTGAAATTTCCAACGAAGTGAAAAAGCCTCTCATCATTCATTGTGTCCGAAAATTTTATGAAGTAATTTCTTTCAGAAAAAAGGCGAATCAGGCGATGATTATTCACGGATTCAACAAAAAAGAAAACATTGCCCAGGATCTTCTTAAAAATAATTTTTACCTGAGTTTTGGAAAAGCCGTTTTGTATAATTTATCTTTGCAGAATACTTTGAAAATTACCCCTTTAAACAGAATCTTTCTGGAAACCGATAACGAAGATTTTGATATAGCAACATTATATAGAACAGTAGCGGATATAAAAGGGATTTCTTTAGAAGTACTGAATGAACAGATTTTAGAAAATTTAGAGCATATAACACATGGATAA
- a CDS encoding DUF4126 domain-containing protein, with protein MLDNIPYLPYILSAFIGIGLAAATGFRVFLPLFAVSLASYLHWIPMSESFEWLAGLPTLITTGVATVFEILAYYIPFLDHLLDTISIPMATIAGSILFASQFTDLGTFPQWALALIAGGGTAATISTGFAGIRAASTATTGGLGNPVVGTTETAGAGLMSVLAMAAPIFAGILAIIFIFLALSVGRKAWKKLRRNQNASSD; from the coding sequence ATGTTAGATAATATTCCTTACCTTCCTTATATCCTGAGTGCATTTATTGGTATCGGTTTGGCTGCAGCCACCGGATTCAGGGTTTTTCTTCCGCTTTTTGCTGTAAGCTTAGCCTCATACCTCCACTGGATTCCTATGAGTGAAAGCTTTGAATGGCTTGCAGGTCTTCCTACTCTTATTACAACCGGTGTAGCAACTGTTTTTGAAATTCTTGCGTATTATATTCCTTTTTTAGATCATCTTTTAGATACCATTTCTATTCCTATGGCTACCATAGCAGGATCTATCTTATTTGCAAGTCAGTTTACCGATTTAGGCACCTTTCCACAATGGGCTTTGGCTTTAATTGCCGGTGGAGGAACGGCAGCAACCATCAGCACCGGATTTGCAGGAATTCGGGCGGCTTCTACGGCAACAACCGGAGGATTAGGAAATCCTGTGGTGGGAACCACTGAGACTGCAGGAGCAGGGCTTATGTCTGTTTTAGCCATGGCAGCTCCTATTTTTGCAGGTATACTTGCTATAATTTTTATTTTCCTTGCACTTTCCGTAGGAAGAAAAGCCTGGAAAAAACTAAGAAGAAACCAAAATGCCAGTTCAGACTGA
- the coaBC gene encoding bifunctional phosphopantothenoylcysteine decarboxylase/phosphopantothenate--cysteine ligase CoaBC produces MSVSGKKILIAVSGGIAAYKIHFLIRDFVKKGAEVQVIMTPDAENFVTKLSLSTLSKKPVYTDFYGDNGTWNSHVELALWADVIIVAPCTSNTLSKMVHGTCDNLLIATYMSAKCPVFIAPAMDLDMYQHPSTRKNLELAESYGHYIIPAESGELASGLIGQGRMAEPETIVKNIEEFFHSDQNKSLEGKTVLITAGPTYEAIDPVRFIGNHSSGKMGFSLAEEAAKRGAKVILISGPSAEKTTIHNIETHRVTSAKEMFEKVFQFYENVDIAIASAAVADYAPKEVAKEKIKKNDDNLTIELIKNPDILKTMGERKNRQFLVGFALETQNEEENAKGKLEKKNLDMIVLNSLRDEGAGFKNDTNKIKIFTKTEKTEFDLKSKDEVAKDIFDFIENQLLK; encoded by the coding sequence ATGAGTGTTTCCGGCAAAAAGATATTGATCGCCGTTTCTGGAGGAATTGCAGCTTACAAAATTCATTTCTTGATAAGAGATTTTGTGAAAAAAGGAGCGGAAGTTCAGGTCATCATGACTCCCGATGCAGAAAATTTCGTTACAAAACTGAGCCTGTCTACCTTATCAAAGAAACCTGTTTACACAGATTTTTATGGAGATAACGGAACCTGGAATAGCCATGTAGAATTGGCATTGTGGGCAGATGTAATAATTGTTGCTCCCTGTACCTCCAATACATTGTCGAAAATGGTTCACGGAACCTGCGATAATTTGCTGATTGCAACTTATATGTCGGCAAAATGTCCTGTATTTATTGCCCCTGCAATGGATTTGGATATGTATCAACATCCTTCTACCAGAAAAAATCTCGAATTGGCGGAAAGTTATGGTCATTATATTATTCCTGCTGAAAGCGGTGAATTAGCGAGTGGCTTGATCGGACAGGGAAGGATGGCAGAACCTGAAACCATCGTAAAAAATATTGAAGAATTTTTTCATTCAGATCAAAATAAATCCCTGGAAGGAAAAACGGTTCTTATCACTGCAGGGCCTACCTATGAAGCAATCGATCCCGTTCGCTTTATCGGAAACCATTCTTCAGGAAAGATGGGATTTTCTCTGGCGGAAGAAGCGGCAAAAAGAGGAGCAAAAGTGATTTTGATTTCCGGACCGAGCGCTGAAAAAACAACTATTCATAATATCGAAACCCATAGAGTAACATCCGCAAAAGAAATGTTTGAAAAAGTGTTTCAGTTCTATGAAAACGTAGATATTGCAATTGCAAGTGCGGCTGTAGCGGACTATGCACCGAAAGAAGTAGCAAAAGAAAAAATTAAGAAAAATGATGATAACTTAACCATAGAACTTATTAAGAATCCTGATATTCTTAAGACTATGGGAGAGAGAAAAAATCGTCAGTTTCTGGTTGGATTTGCCTTGGAAACCCAAAATGAAGAAGAAAATGCCAAAGGAAAATTAGAAAAGAAGAACCTGGATATGATTGTCCTGAATTCTTTGAGAGATGAAGGTGCCGGTTTTAAAAATGATACCAATAAAATAAAAATCTTTACGAAAACCGAGAAAACGGAGTTTGATCTGAAATCTAAAGATGAAGTGGCCAAAGATATTTTCGACTTTATTGAAAATCAGCTATTAAAATAA
- the lptE gene encoding LPS assembly lipoprotein LptE has product MSFKIKNIKINQPKIFWLLLLCLNVLHSCYGFSGSSLKDEKTIQINEFPNNAALVNPALSQQFSTDIQNRFLQRTTLKGTKQNPDILVEGEITDYSITPTTISSTTSNTSAGVIQDSQNKLTITVKVHYENKVHPELSFDRTYTDEATFNSNLSQSDIEASQVKIVNERIINKIFNDIVANW; this is encoded by the coding sequence ATGAGTTTTAAAATTAAAAATATCAAAATAAACCAGCCAAAAATCTTTTGGCTTTTATTGCTTTGTTTGAATGTGTTACATTCCTGCTACGGCTTTTCGGGTTCATCCCTTAAAGATGAAAAAACAATACAGATTAATGAATTCCCAAACAATGCAGCATTGGTGAATCCGGCTCTGTCACAGCAGTTTTCTACAGACATTCAAAACAGGTTTTTACAAAGAACTACGCTTAAAGGAACAAAACAAAATCCTGATATTTTGGTGGAAGGGGAAATTACAGATTATTCCATCACTCCTACTACGATTAGCTCAACTACTTCTAACACAAGTGCAGGGGTTATTCAGGACTCACAGAATAAACTGACAATTACCGTGAAAGTCCATTATGAAAATAAGGTGCATCCTGAGCTGAGCTTTGACAGGACGTATACAGATGAAGCGACTTTCAACAGTAATTTATCGCAAAGTGATATAGAAGCATCTCAGGTAAAAATTGTCAACGAGAGAATTATTAATAAAATATTTAACGATATTGTAGCAAACTGGTAA
- a CDS encoding DNA-directed RNA polymerase subunit omega — protein MSVKDTKAEVNTITYDKDKIEEKVGSIYEAIVIMGKRAEQINAEIRTELHNKLDEFAVHNSTLEEVFENREQIEISKHYEKLPKPTSIAIEEWLNDDVYFRKTEDRK, from the coding sequence ATGAGCGTAAAAGATACAAAAGCAGAAGTAAATACGATTACTTACGATAAAGATAAGATTGAAGAAAAAGTAGGTTCAATCTATGAAGCTATTGTTATCATGGGAAAAAGAGCAGAGCAAATCAATGCAGAAATTCGTACAGAATTGCACAACAAACTGGATGAATTTGCTGTTCACAACTCTACATTGGAAGAAGTTTTTGAAAACAGAGAGCAGATTGAAATCTCTAAACACTATGAAAAACTTCCAAAACCAACTTCTATTGCAATTGAAGAATGGTTAAATGATGATGTATACTTCAGAAAAACAGAAGATAGAAAATAA
- the porD gene encoding type IX secretion system protein PorD: MKRILSIFFIFFLFNFSFSQELLSTVQINAQQMGGSNQQVYKTLEKSLRDFINNTSWTGKKLQNFEKIKSNFAIIISEKDGNNYKGSIVVQAVRPVFNTNYESPLLNIQDTKFGFEYVENENLIFNERQFSGKNLIDVISFYVYLILGYDADSFQAMGGTQWFTKAQQIAQNSQNRNYEGWAQLGTEGPRTRGNLISTLLNSNTNQLRNTFYTYHRIGLDGLYNQDQTPSKKAIFDGLMQLKVYENNFQQNYAFNLFIEAKSDEIFNIFNSGNNGGIILGDLKQLMIIFAPKHTDSKWNKWK; the protein is encoded by the coding sequence ATGAAAAGAATTTTAAGCATATTTTTTATATTTTTCCTATTTAACTTTAGCTTTTCCCAGGAACTGCTTTCTACGGTTCAGATCAATGCTCAGCAGATGGGGGGGAGTAATCAGCAGGTGTATAAAACGCTGGAGAAAAGTCTTAGGGATTTTATCAACAACACGAGCTGGACAGGGAAAAAATTACAAAACTTTGAAAAAATTAAATCAAATTTTGCGATTATTATCAGCGAGAAAGACGGAAATAACTACAAAGGGAGTATCGTTGTGCAGGCTGTTCGCCCTGTATTCAACACCAACTACGAATCTCCATTGCTTAATATTCAGGATACGAAATTCGGATTCGAATATGTGGAAAATGAAAATCTGATTTTTAATGAGCGACAATTTTCAGGCAAAAACTTGATTGATGTGATCAGCTTTTATGTGTATTTGATTTTGGGATATGATGCGGATAGCTTTCAGGCAATGGGAGGAACGCAGTGGTTTACAAAAGCACAGCAGATTGCCCAGAACTCTCAGAACAGAAATTATGAAGGTTGGGCTCAATTGGGAACAGAAGGCCCAAGAACGAGAGGGAATCTGATCAGTACCTTGCTGAATTCAAATACTAATCAGCTGAGAAATACTTTCTATACTTACCACAGAATCGGGTTGGACGGGCTTTACAATCAGGATCAGACTCCTTCCAAAAAGGCTATTTTCGACGGCTTGATGCAGTTAAAAGTATATGAAAATAATTTTCAGCAGAACTATGCTTTCAATCTTTTTATTGAAGCAAAGAGTGATGAGATTTTCAATATTTTCAATTCCGGAAATAACGGAGGAATCATATTGGGAGATTTAAAACAGCTTATGATTATTTTTGCTCCGAAACATACTGACTCCAAGTGGAATAAATGGAAGTAG
- the rnpA gene encoding ribonuclease P protein component encodes MTNFKYSKAEKLKKETEIALLFEKGKWKTCGNLRIIVLKEKPTIPIDQAKFGVSVSKRYFKKAVHRNRVKRLLREAYRLNKDIFKEAFGDKTFAMLFWVSSEIPAKFQDVEEQFIKLCASQKRQ; translated from the coding sequence ATGACAAACTTCAAATATTCCAAAGCCGAAAAGCTCAAAAAAGAGACTGAAATCGCTTTACTTTTCGAGAAAGGTAAATGGAAAACATGTGGAAATCTGAGAATTATTGTTCTAAAGGAAAAACCGACCATTCCTATTGATCAGGCTAAATTCGGGGTTTCGGTTTCTAAAAGATATTTCAAAAAGGCTGTTCACAGAAACCGAGTGAAGAGACTTTTAAGGGAAGCTTATCGTTTAAATAAAGATATATTTAAAGAAGCTTTCGGTGATAAAACTTTTGCCATGCTGTTTTGGGTTTCTTCTGAAATTCCTGCAAAATTTCAGGACGTAGAGGAACAGTTTATAAAACTTTGTGCATCTCAAAAAAGGCAATAA
- a CDS encoding sigma-54 interaction domain-containing protein produces MSNELQNIKNRFGIIGNFPALNRALEKAIQVAPTDISVLVIGESGVGKEFIPKIIHSESKRKHQPYIVVNCGAIPEGTIDSELFGHEKGAFTGATATRKGYFEVADGGTIFLDEVGELPLQTQVRLLRVLESGEFMKVGSSQVQKTNVRIVAATNVNMMKAIQDGRFREDLYYRLNTVQIDMPALRERKGDIHLLFRKFAIDFAEKYRMPELELEPSAVHYIENYTFPGNVRQLRNLVEQMTVVERNRHITVEKLAEYIPMDAHLPMVVNQPNTQKQSDFSSEREIMYKILFDMRNDINDLKSLTSELIKNRGAADLSNHEKNLINRIYTPETQQNVAPNSLLYFENQNNNNQHIQNPTIISNPDDNFEDFEDIEIEENKPESLSLQNNEKDLIVKALEKHNGRRNKAADELGISQRTLYRKIKQYNLED; encoded by the coding sequence ATGAGTAACGAGTTACAAAATATAAAAAACCGTTTCGGGATCATCGGAAACTTCCCGGCTTTAAACCGCGCTTTGGAAAAAGCCATTCAGGTTGCACCAACCGATATTTCAGTCCTTGTGATTGGAGAAAGTGGGGTAGGAAAAGAATTTATTCCTAAAATTATTCACTCAGAATCAAAAAGAAAACATCAGCCTTATATTGTTGTGAACTGTGGGGCGATTCCGGAAGGAACCATTGACTCTGAATTATTCGGTCACGAAAAAGGAGCTTTTACAGGGGCAACAGCAACAAGAAAAGGATATTTTGAAGTTGCGGATGGAGGAACGATTTTTCTTGATGAGGTAGGAGAATTGCCATTACAGACGCAGGTTCGTTTGCTGAGAGTCTTAGAAAGCGGTGAATTCATGAAAGTGGGTTCTTCACAGGTTCAGAAAACGAATGTAAGAATCGTGGCAGCTACCAATGTGAATATGATGAAGGCGATTCAGGACGGAAGATTCCGTGAAGACTTATATTACCGTCTGAATACTGTACAGATTGATATGCCTGCTTTGAGAGAAAGAAAAGGAGATATCCATTTGCTGTTCAGAAAGTTTGCAATAGATTTTGCAGAAAAATACAGAATGCCGGAACTGGAGCTGGAGCCGAGTGCTGTTCATTATATTGAAAACTATACATTTCCGGGGAATGTCCGACAGTTGAGAAATTTGGTCGAACAAATGACGGTGGTAGAAAGAAACAGACATATTACGGTCGAGAAACTGGCAGAATATATTCCTATGGATGCTCACTTGCCAATGGTTGTCAATCAGCCGAATACACAAAAACAAAGTGATTTCAGCAGCGAAAGAGAAATTATGTACAAAATTCTCTTTGATATGCGAAATGATATAAATGATTTAAAATCCTTAACTTCGGAATTAATAAAGAACCGCGGAGCTGCAGATCTGAGCAATCATGAGAAAAATTTGATCAACAGAATTTATACTCCTGAAACTCAGCAGAATGTAGCGCCGAACTCTTTGCTGTATTTTGAAAATCAGAACAATAACAATCAGCATATTCAAAATCCTACCATTATCTCGAATCCGGATGATAATTTTGAAGATTTTGAGGATATAGAAATTGAGGAAAATAAACCGGAATCCTTATCACTTCAGAATAATGAAAAGGACCTGATTGTAAAGGCATTGGAGAAGCATAACGGACGCAGAAACAAAGCTGCGGATGAACTGGGAATTTCGCAGAGAACTTTATATAGAAAAATAAAACAATATAATCTAGAAGACTAA
- a CDS encoding outer membrane protein assembly factor BamD, whose amino-acid sequence MKKYILGLFALSVVVSCVSQQERAMRSADKNYILKAANENFAKKKWKNALALYDRLTNLVAGTDDFPNVGFNTAYANYYDKNYKLAGHQFKNFAVSFPKDPRAEEAAYMSALCYYEGSMDYNLDQSSTELAINELQDFLNNYPNSERSKNINTLIEELSYKLEFKAYENARQYFKMGDYKSANIALENVLEDFPSTKLRPKIYDFIMKSRYELAARSVYDLKEERIESALSFTKQVEKELPNTEYAKTALDLRQKLEKDKKDFAVVKKNTEARIATLTERQKKEAAKLADKAKTEQQLKDQVSAEKKAIQIQRDSAALQTPPPAATFKIQR is encoded by the coding sequence ATGAAAAAATATATTTTAGGTCTTTTTGCACTATCTGTTGTTGTATCATGTGTGAGCCAGCAGGAAAGAGCTATGAGAAGTGCTGATAAAAACTACATTTTAAAGGCGGCAAACGAAAATTTTGCAAAGAAGAAGTGGAAAAATGCTTTAGCTCTTTATGATAGACTTACCAATCTGGTAGCAGGTACGGATGATTTTCCTAATGTTGGTTTCAATACGGCTTATGCAAACTATTATGATAAAAACTATAAGCTTGCAGGGCACCAGTTTAAAAATTTTGCAGTAAGTTTTCCTAAAGATCCTAGAGCGGAAGAAGCGGCCTATATGTCTGCTTTGTGTTATTATGAAGGATCTATGGATTATAATTTGGATCAGTCTAGTACAGAACTGGCCATTAATGAACTTCAGGATTTCTTAAATAACTATCCTAATTCTGAAAGATCTAAAAATATCAATACTCTTATTGAAGAACTTTCATATAAATTGGAATTTAAAGCCTACGAAAACGCAAGACAGTATTTTAAAATGGGAGATTATAAATCTGCCAATATTGCGTTGGAGAATGTTTTGGAGGATTTTCCAAGTACAAAACTTCGTCCGAAAATTTATGATTTTATCATGAAATCCCGTTACGAGTTAGCTGCTAGATCTGTTTACGATCTGAAAGAGGAACGTATTGAAAGTGCACTTTCTTTTACAAAACAGGTAGAAAAAGAACTTCCTAATACGGAATATGCAAAAACAGCTTTAGATCTTAGACAAAAACTGGAAAAAGATAAGAAAGACTTTGCTGTTGTAAAGAAAAATACAGAAGCGAGAATAGCTACTCTTACCGAAAGACAAAAGAAGGAAGCTGCTAAGCTTGCAGATAAGGCAAAAACCGAGCAGCAACTGAAAGATCAGGTTTCTGCTGAGAAAAAAGCAATACAGATCCAAAGGGATAGTGCGGCGCTTCAAACACCTCCGCCTGCAGCCACTTTCAAAATTCAAAGATAA
- a CDS encoding DNA repair protein RecN: MLSRIYIKNFALIDALDVSLHKGLQVITGETGAGKSIILGALRLILGERADVKSISNAEEKSIVETEFSLNNRFKKFFIENDLDYDQHTIIRREILPSGKSRAFINDVPVTLDVLKELSSQLIDIHSQFETSNLFTAEYQFKIIDGLSENKKIVEEYQLEFSDFQSLKIQLKRLQTQLAETNKESDYKEFLLNELEELKLDEVDYEELQNQLSIQENAEMISENLAQILSRFHQEEVGILSFFNEAKNKLSKISEVSNSFSDLDERLETSFVEIKDIISELEDEAEKIEINPENLVLLSELNNKINSLFLKHSVSGIDELKEIRDQLSGDQQGASELEANIAAIEENIIKKEKTLQNLAEKLSKNRKKSIPVFIKKAEDLLKKLGLEKAKVDIQLQDSPDFNQFGKENIQLLFQANSGFPLKPIQTAISGGERSRVMLAVKKIIAESNELPTLILDEIDTGVSGKVAEEIGNLMREMSSDMQLIVISHLAQVAAKGNNNYKVVKQDVSGKTQSTIVPLNDEEKLNEIAQLLSGSKITEAAMAQAKELIG; encoded by the coding sequence ATGCTTTCGAGAATCTATATAAAAAACTTTGCACTTATTGATGCCCTTGATGTATCCTTGCATAAGGGGCTACAGGTAATTACCGGGGAAACCGGGGCTGGAAAATCAATTATTTTAGGTGCACTTCGTCTAATCTTAGGAGAAAGAGCAGATGTAAAGTCGATTTCCAATGCAGAAGAAAAAAGTATTGTGGAAACCGAGTTTTCATTGAATAACCGCTTCAAGAAATTTTTTATAGAAAATGATCTTGATTACGATCAGCACACGATTATAAGAAGAGAAATTCTTCCATCGGGAAAATCCAGAGCTTTTATCAATGACGTTCCGGTAACTTTGGATGTTCTGAAAGAGCTGTCTTCCCAGCTTATTGATATTCATTCCCAGTTTGAAACTTCCAATCTTTTTACGGCAGAATACCAGTTTAAGATTATTGACGGACTTTCCGAGAATAAGAAAATCGTGGAGGAATATCAGCTTGAGTTTTCGGATTTCCAAAGTTTAAAAATTCAACTTAAGAGGCTTCAGACACAGCTCGCTGAAACCAACAAAGAAAGTGATTATAAAGAATTTTTACTGAACGAACTTGAAGAGCTTAAGTTGGATGAGGTAGATTATGAAGAGCTGCAAAACCAGCTCTCTATTCAGGAAAATGCAGAGATGATTTCTGAGAATCTCGCACAGATTTTATCGAGATTTCATCAGGAGGAAGTAGGGATTCTTTCATTCTTTAATGAAGCCAAAAATAAGCTTTCCAAGATATCAGAGGTTTCCAATAGTTTTTCGGATCTGGATGAAAGACTTGAAACATCTTTTGTGGAAATCAAAGATATTATTTCCGAACTCGAGGATGAAGCCGAAAAAATTGAAATAAATCCTGAAAATTTGGTGTTGCTTTCTGAGCTTAACAATAAAATAAATTCATTATTTCTAAAGCATAGTGTTTCTGGAATTGATGAACTGAAAGAAATAAGAGATCAGCTATCGGGGGATCAGCAGGGAGCTTCTGAACTGGAAGCTAATATTGCGGCTATAGAGGAAAATATTATTAAAAAAGAAAAAACACTTCAAAACCTCGCAGAAAAGCTTTCCAAAAACAGAAAGAAAAGTATTCCTGTCTTCATTAAAAAAGCCGAAGATCTGCTTAAAAAATTAGGATTGGAAAAAGCGAAAGTGGATATCCAATTGCAGGATTCTCCGGATTTTAATCAATTCGGAAAAGAAAATATTCAGTTATTATTTCAGGCAAATTCAGGTTTTCCTTTAAAGCCTATTCAAACGGCTATTTCAGGAGGTGAAAGATCACGTGTAATGTTGGCTGTAAAGAAAATTATTGCGGAAAGCAATGAGCTACCAACGTTAATTTTAGACGAAATTGATACTGGAGTTTCAGGGAAAGTAGCCGAGGAAATTGGAAATCTGATGCGTGAAATGTCTTCGGACATGCAGCTTATTGTTATTTCCCACTTGGCGCAGGTTGCAGCAAAAGGAAACAACAACTATAAAGTGGTAAAACAGGATGTCTCTGGGAAAACACAGTCTACCATTGTGCCTTTAAATGATGAGGAGAAACTGAATGAAATTGCCCAGTTGCTTTCCGGAAGTAAAATTACGGAAGCTGCTATGGCACAGGCAAAAGAACTGATAGGGTAA
- a CDS encoding TetR/AcrR family transcriptional regulator, which produces MRKKFTEKQIHILDIAEELIAKKGYEGTSVRDISSKANINVAMISYYFGSKEKMMSYLYQYRVLKTRENFSEFADTIKDGKPEMQMKEMIKFIVTQLFKYNYFHGFVTQELRHTDNLKDELLDFYQLFVKKIDEVIKKGVASGVFTFTPKPEDILTTIIGSTLFVIRNRNFYELYVPHKNDETYAKEAEKKIRMNLLLSVFAILGYAAD; this is translated from the coding sequence ATGAGAAAAAAGTTTACCGAAAAGCAGATTCATATTTTAGATATAGCAGAAGAACTGATCGCAAAAAAAGGATATGAAGGGACCTCCGTAAGAGACATTTCTTCTAAAGCGAATATCAATGTAGCGATGATTTCATACTATTTTGGGTCTAAGGAAAAAATGATGTCTTACCTCTATCAATACAGGGTTTTAAAAACAAGAGAGAACTTTTCAGAATTTGCGGATACGATTAAAGACGGTAAACCCGAAATGCAGATGAAGGAGATGATTAAGTTTATCGTAACCCAGCTTTTTAAATACAATTATTTTCATGGTTTCGTAACTCAGGAGCTTAGACATACCGATAATTTAAAAGATGAACTGTTGGATTTCTACCAGCTTTTTGTAAAAAAAATAGATGAAGTTATAAAGAAAGGAGTGGCTTCCGGAGTATTTACCTTTACTCCTAAACCTGAAGATATTTTAACCACTATTATCGGGTCTACATTATTCGTGATCAGAAACAGGAATTTTTATGAACTGTATGTTCCTCATAAAAATGATGAGACCTATGCAAAAGAAGCCGAGAAAAAAATAAGAATGAATCTCCTATTAAGTGTTTTTGCAATTTTAGGATACGCTGCAGACTAA
- a CDS encoding tRNA threonylcarbamoyladenosine dehydratase, translating into MDKYWLERTELLIKEEGLKKLNKANILVVGLGGVGSFAAEFLARAGVGNMTIVDGDTVDITNINRQLPALHSTVGKHKVEVVAERLLDINPNLNLIKINEFLNPERMDQVLDEGHFNYVLDCIDSVTPKLCLIKAAKKRKIKIVSSMGAGGKTDPSKVMVKDISKTQNCYLAKQVRKRLRKDKINKGFKCVFSDELQKDDSLKMTDGTNFKRSFYGTISFIPAIFGLYAAAEVINYLVKKD; encoded by the coding sequence ATGGATAAATACTGGTTGGAAAGAACAGAACTTCTCATTAAAGAAGAAGGATTGAAAAAGCTTAACAAAGCGAATATTTTAGTTGTCGGATTGGGAGGTGTAGGTTCTTTTGCAGCGGAATTTCTCGCCAGAGCCGGAGTAGGAAACATGACGATTGTAGACGGAGATACCGTAGACATCACCAATATCAACAGACAACTTCCGGCATTGCATTCTACAGTAGGAAAACATAAAGTAGAAGTTGTTGCGGAAAGGCTTTTGGATATCAACCCTAATCTCAATCTCATAAAAATTAACGAATTTCTGAACCCTGAAAGAATGGATCAGGTTCTTGATGAAGGACATTTCAACTATGTTCTTGACTGTATCGACAGCGTAACTCCAAAACTTTGCCTGATAAAAGCTGCCAAAAAGAGAAAAATAAAAATTGTAAGCTCTATGGGAGCCGGAGGAAAGACCGACCCAAGCAAAGTCATGGTAAAGGATATCAGCAAAACCCAAAACTGTTATCTGGCAAAACAGGTAAGAAAAAGATTGAGAAAAGATAAAATCAATAAAGGATTTAAATGCGTTTTCTCTGATGAGCTTCAAAAAGATGACAGCCTGAAAATGACTGACGGAACCAACTTTAAACGTTCTTTTTATGGAACCATAAGCTTTATTCCTGCTATTTTTGGATTATATGCTGCCGCCGAAGTGATTAATTATCTTGTAAAGAAAGATTAG